The genomic region TatatttcttgatgaatctgTGTTCTTTAAGAGTGTTTGAGAGCACTAACTTGATGAACTTTTTAGAAGATGATTAAGATAATTATTCCTTTGTTTAGAATGAGAATCAGAAGTCAAGGGATAGAGGaaagatatacaaataaatacaaaagatatacaaataaatatggtAAATAAAAGTTGCATGATAAAGTCTTCATGAAATAGTTTCggtggttttgttttatttatatatatatatctgtatctatctccACTTCTTGATGAGCATATTTGAATAAATCTTGAATTCATTTCTTAACGTGTGCCTTCTGTAACATGTCTTGTCTGCCTTCAGGTGAGAAGCCATTTAAGTGTGACCAGTGCAGCTATGTGGCCTCTAATCAACATGAAGTAACCCGCCACGCAAGACAGGTTCACAACGGGCCCAAACCTCTAAACTGCCCCCACTGTGACTACAAAACAGCAGACAGAAGTAACTTCAAAAAGCACGTGGAGCTGCATGTGAATCCACGGCAGTTCAACTGCCCTGTGTGTGACTATGCAGCTTCCAAGAAGTGTAATCTGCAGTATCATTTCAAATCTAAGCATCCTACGTGTCCTAATAAAACCATGGATGTCTCAAAGgtgaaactaaagaaaaccaagaaGCGAGAGGCTGACTTGCCTGATAACAAAATCACCAGTGAGAAACCAGAAACAGAGCAGGCAAAAGTAAAGGGGGATGTGACTGGGAAGAAAAACGAGAGGTCTGTAAaagtggagaagaaagagaatgttTCAAAAGAGAAACGGCCTTGTAGTAACGCCTCAAGCCAGGTGACCACCAGAACTCGCAAATCGGCCATGGAAGCGAAAGAAGTGGATGTGTCCCCAGGAAACAATTCAGAAAAGAGCTGCAGaagcaagaaaagcaaaaggaaggtgGAAGCTGAAGCCCATTCCTTACAAGAGCCTGTTAATGATGAGGAACctgtgacaaaaaagaaaaagaaggcagaaagcaaaTCCAAAAATAGTCAGGAAGTGCCAAAGGGTGACAGCAAAGTagaggagaataaaaagcaaaacatttgcgtgaaaaacaagaggaaaaccGTGAGAAGTAAACCATGTAAGAAGAGCAGCCAGCCTGCTCAGAGGAGGCCCCCTCAGATGGAGTCTGCTCAGGTGGGGTGTGTGCAGACGGagccgccccctcctcctcccccttcccctccccctcctgtgGGGGGTGTTGAGGTCGAGGTTGTCCAGAAGGGGCCTGTTCAGATGGAGCCTCCTCCTCCCATGGAGCCTGTTCAGGCGACCCCTGTTCAGATGGAGCTGCCTCCTCCCCTGGAGCCTGTTCAGGTGACCCCTGTTCAGATGgagcctcctcctcccctcccccctcctcccccagagcCTGTTCAGGTGACCCCTGTTCAGATGgagcctcctcctccccttcctcctcctccccttccccctcctcccccagagcCTGCTCAGGTGGGGTCTGTTCAGACagagcctcctcctcccccttcccctcctcctcctgtgggGGATGCTGAGATGGAGGTGGTTCAGACGGGGCCTGTTCAGACAGAGCCTCCTCCTCCCACAGAGCCGATCCCCAGAAGGTCTCCTCGCAAAGATCATAGAAAGGAGAAGTCCAGCATGCTGAGTGAAAGGGCGCGGAAGGAGCAGGTCCTCATTGAGGTCGGCTTAGTGCCTGTTAAAGACACACAGCGTCTGAAAGAAAGTGCCTGTGCTCAGGATCtctccccaccatcaccacccctgCCAAAGGAAAACTTAAACGGGGAGGAATCGAAAGACCAACATTTGTTCCCTGCAGgcgaaggaaagaaagaagcccCTCCTCAAAAAGCGGGAGCAGAAGAGGCAGATAAGAGTCTAGCTGGTCTTGGTGCTGTTATCAAGGCATCTGCCAACACTTCATCCTCTGAACAAAACTTGAATATGCCAGGGGGTGAAACTTCAGAGGATAAACATCAGGCCGAAGCTATGCTCTGTGAAATGGAGGTGGACACTGAcgagaagaaagcagagaattTCCCCAGCAAAGACGTGGCAGTTGAAGAACCAGTTTCACCACCACTTCCTGCTCTGCCACTAGAAAAACATGAAGCGGTGTCCACAGCGGCTGTGGCGTCCCCTCCTCTCACCGTGGCAGTCAGTGAGTCTCAGGAAATGGATGAAGACGAAGGCATCCACAGTCACGATGGGAGCGACCTGAGTGACAACACGTCAGAGGACAGTGACGATTCTGGATTGAACGGGGCTCGGCCAGTCCCACAGGAGACCAgtgggaaagatggaaaggagGCCTTGGCTGCCAGAGTGGCCGAGGGAGATTTCGTTTGTATCTTCTGTGATCGTTCTTTTCGAAAGGAAAAAGATTACAGCAAACACCTCAATCGCCATCTGGTTAATGTATACTTCCTTGAAAAGGCAGCTCAAGGGCAGGAGTAATGACACTCTGGTCAAGGTTTCAGTTCTTAGTGGATAAGGTCTCtgacattttatattcatttgcaGTAGTAGACagccttttgtttttaaaattaattactgtCCAATCTTGATTTTTAAGTGGCACTCTTTTTCCTGGACTCCGTGTACCTACTTATGTACACATTTTAGTAAATCCAAGGGAGTTTCTGTCGCAGACATCTAAAtctctaagcttttttttttttttaatctgttttcattTAAGTTAACTAAGGAGGCCAAGGTGGTATTAGAGCATTCTGTCAATTTGTTCAGCTATAACTTACCAGTTTTTTCCTCATGTCTGTCTTCctatttcattttagtttattCTTTGTTTATAGCCCTATAAAAATTGGCTTACTTAAATAGCAAATTacttgaagaatttgcctgctttATATAAAGTTAGCACTTTAAATTGTTCTAGCGATAAGAAGAGAGACATTGAATTTGAAGAGAAATTCTCCCAACAATGGATGTTCTATCAATCCAGGTATTTACCTTCCTGAATTTTGATCAGTATGTAtgtttatttgtgtatgtgttaattgtcataaaaacaatgattttggtgggttttttgttttttgttttttttttggtgctttaATGCCTTAAGATGTtgcacattgtttttttttttaacctatgcaGTTAAATTTTTTCTAGAAATAGCATTTGCGTTGTAATACTTTATATATGCATGTTTATTTTGATCTCTCTGGAGGGATGCTTTTTAGTATTGTTTGCAAAAGgggcagttttctttttccttgccgCAGTTGTCTTTTCTGCAGAATAGTAGTCTGTGAAAATTTGTGAGCAAATGAAAGATGCAGGTTTAGTCCATTGATTTTGATTTTAACATCTATGCCAGAATCTGTATTTCatataagttatttattttaaattgatgtaGTGAGCTCACACCTTTCAGTTTGAACTTTGCAGTAAATAAACCACTAGATCTATGTTGAATGGATTTTTATATCAAGTACCAACCATAGGTAAATTTTTTGGCTCATCTTAGTACATCTACTTCCTCAATGTGTGGTGTTAAGTTGTATCTTATAGGAAACCTCTTTTCCTGGATGGTTGGTGTTTATTTATATGTCTGCTCCGCTGAATA from Cervus canadensis isolate Bull #8, Minnesota chromosome 26, ASM1932006v1, whole genome shotgun sequence harbors:
- the LOC122428174 gene encoding RE1-silencing transcription factor-like isoform X1: MATQVMGQSSGGGGLFTGSGPMGMALPNDMYDLPDLSRAELAAPQLIMLANVALTGEVNGGCCDYVVGEERQMAELMPVGDSNFSDSDGEGLEESPEVKGEPSGLEKMELESLELSVVQPRPVFEASAASETYSSNKDLPQETPAAEDKCKTLKTKPFRCKPCQYEAESEEQFVHHIRVHSAKKFFVEESAEKQAKARESGSSPGEEGDFSKGPIRCDRCGYNTNRYDHYTAHLKHHTRAGDNERVYKCIICTYTTVSEYHWRKHLRNHFPRKVYTCGKCNYFSDRKNNYVQHVRTHTGERPYKCELCPYSSSQKTHLTRHMRTHSGEKPFKCDQCSYVASNQHEVTRHARQVHNGPKPLNCPHCDYKTADRSNFKKHVELHVNPRQFNCPVCDYAASKKCNLQYHFKSKHPTCPNKTMDVSKVKLKKTKKREADLPDNKITSEKPETEQAKVKGDVTGKKNERSVKVEKKENVSKEKRPCSNASSQVTTRTRKSAMEAKEVDVSPGNNSEKSCRSKKSKRKVEAEAHSLQEPVNDEEPVTKKKKKAESKSKNSQEVPKGDSKVEENKKQNICVKNKRKTVRSKPCKKSSQPAQRRPPQMESAQVGCVQTEPPPPPPPSPPPPVGGVEVEVVQKGPVQMEPPPPMEPVQATPVQMELPPPLEPVQVTPVQMEPPPPLPPPPPEPVQVTPVQMEPPPPLPPPPLPPPPPEPAQVGSVQTEPPPPPSPPPPVGDAEMEVVQTGPVQTEPPPPTEPIPRRSPRKDHRKEKSSMLSERARKEQVLIEVGLVPVKDTQRLKESACAQDLSPPSPPLPKENLNGEESKDQHLFPAGEGKKEAPPQKAGAEEADKSLAGLGAVIKASANTSSSEQNLNMPGGETSEDKHQAEAMLCEMEVDTDEKKAENFPSKDVAVEEPVSPPLPALPLEKHEAVSTAAVASPPLTVAVSESQEMDEDEGIHSHDGSDLSDNTSEDSDDSGLNGARPVPQETSGKDGKEALAARVAEGDFVCIFCDRSFRKEKDYSKHLNRHLVNVYFLEKAAQGQE
- the LOC122428174 gene encoding RE1-silencing transcription factor-like isoform X3 codes for the protein MATQVMGQSSGGGGLFTGSGPMGMALPNDMYDLPDLSRAELAAPQLIMLANVALTGEVNGGCCDYVVGEERQMAELMPVGDSNFSDSDGEGLEESPEVKGEPSGLEKMELESLELSVVQPRPVFEASAASETYSSNKDLPQETPAAEDKCKTLKTKPFRCKPCQYEAESEEQFVHHIRVHSAKKFFVEESAEKQAKARESGSSPGEEGDFSKGPIRCDRCGYNTNRYDHYTAHLKHHTRAGDNERVYKCIICTYTTVSEYHWRKHLRNHFPRKVYTCGKCNYFSDRKNNYVQHVRTHTGERPYKCELCPYSSSQKTHLTRHMRTHSGEKPFKCDQCSYVASNQHEVTRHARQVHNGPKPLNCPHCDYKTADRSNFKKHVELHVNPRQFNCPVCDYAASKKCNLQYHFKSKHPTCPNKTMDVSKVKLKKTKKREADLPDNKITSEKPETEQAKVKGDVTGKKNERSVKVEKKENVSKEKRPCSNASSQVTTRTRKSAMEAKEVDVSPGNNSEKSCRSKKSKRKVEAEAHSLQEPVNDEEPVTKKKKKAESKSKNSQEVPKGDSKVEENKKQNICVKNKRKTVRSKPCKKSSQPAQRRPPQMESAQVGCVQTEPPPPPPPSPPPPVGGVEVEVVQKGPVQMEPPPPMEPVQVTPVQMEPPPPLPPPPLPPPPPEPAQVGSVQTEPPPPPSPPPPVGDAEMEVVQTGPVQTEPPPPTEPIPRRSPRKDHRKEKSSMLSERARKEQVLIEVGLVPVKDTQRLKESACAQDLSPPSPPLPKENLNGEESKDQHLFPAGEGKKEAPPQKAGAEEADKSLAGLGAVIKASANTSSSEQNLNMPGGETSEDKHQAEAMLCEMEVDTDEKKAENFPSKDVAVEEPVSPPLPALPLEKHEAVSTAAVASPPLTVAVSESQEMDEDEGIHSHDGSDLSDNTSEDSDDSGLNGARPVPQETSGKDGKEALAARVAEGDFVCIFCDRSFRKEKDYSKHLNRHLVNVYFLEKAAQGQE
- the LOC122428174 gene encoding RE1-silencing transcription factor-like isoform X2; protein product: MATQVMGQSSGGGGLFTGSGPMGMALPNDMYDLPDLSRAELAAPQLIMLANVALTGEVNGGCCDYVVGEERQMAELMPVGDSNFSDSDGEGLEESPEVKGEPSGLEKMELESLELSVVQPRPVFEASAASETYSSNKDLPQETPAAEDKCKTLKTKPFRCKPCQYEAESEEQFVHHIRVHSAKKFFVEESAEKQAKARESGSSPGEEGDFSKGPIRCDRCGYNTNRYDHYTAHLKHHTRAGDNERVYKCIICTYTTVSEYHWRKHLRNHFPRKVYTCGKCNYFSDRKNNYVQHVRTHTGERPYKCELCPYSSSQKTHLTRHMRTHSGEKPFKCDQCSYVASNQHEVTRHARQVHNGPKPLNCPHCDYKTADRSNFKKHVELHVNPRQFNCPVCDYAASKKCNLQYHFKSKHPTCPNKTMDVSKVKLKKTKKREADLPDNKITSEKPETEQAKVKGDVTGKKNERSVKVEKKENVSKEKRPCSNASSQVTTRTRKSAMEAKEVDVSPGNNSEKSCRSKKSKRKVEAEAHSLQEPVNDEEPVTKKKKKAESKSKNSQEVPKGDSKVEENKKQNICVKNKRKTVRSKPCKKSSQPAQRRPPQMESAQVGCVQTEPPPPPPPSPPPPVGGVEVEVVQKGPVQMEPPPPMEPVQATPVQMELPPPLEPVQVTPVQMEPPPPLPPPPLPPPPPEPAQVGSVQTEPPPPPSPPPPVGDAEMEVVQTGPVQTEPPPPTEPIPRRSPRKDHRKEKSSMLSERARKEQVLIEVGLVPVKDTQRLKESACAQDLSPPSPPLPKENLNGEESKDQHLFPAGEGKKEAPPQKAGAEEADKSLAGLGAVIKASANTSSSEQNLNMPGGETSEDKHQAEAMLCEMEVDTDEKKAENFPSKDVAVEEPVSPPLPALPLEKHEAVSTAAVASPPLTVAVSESQEMDEDEGIHSHDGSDLSDNTSEDSDDSGLNGARPVPQETSGKDGKEALAARVAEGDFVCIFCDRSFRKEKDYSKHLNRHLVNVYFLEKAAQGQE